Genomic window (Zingiber officinale cultivar Zhangliang chromosome 2B, Zo_v1.1, whole genome shotgun sequence):
gagccaatcgatcggttgatcgatccagcccatttgagacttgccaaatcaagtctaaacgccccttaaaccaacatccagtcaaccatgatctgttggtacatcacgcctagcattcttccacccttgacctgctaggactctctcaccaagtgtccagtcaattcctttgtcccacttggactttctcctcgtgccaagtgtccggtcaaccttgacccacttggactttctcctcatgccaagtgtctggtcaactttgacccacttggacttaccaataCCAGGTGTCTGATTAAACTTGATCCACCTGAATTTTcctatgcctagcttcactcactaggacttcccatctgcctggcttcactcaccagggctttcacctagcttcactcactagaatttctcaactgcctggcttcactcaccaggactttcacctggcttcactcaccaggattttccagtcaagtatcaatcaaccttgatctacttgactctccttcacaatctccccacacgAACAATTGCATCTGTAATCTTCATGTATAttctcaatgtattgtcaaacatcgaaactcaaacatcaagactcgagcttgaactaattcaagctcagtcaaccaggtcaaccttgacctagggaatattgcaccaacataacaTTCCActatggaaggttcaaagccacaagctacctcttccgatgcattgacttatcgattggactcttgaaAAGGTGCTAGCATGCATACATACATAAATTTCTATTCATGTAGGGGATTGTTGGAATATGGGTTTTCGAATGGGAAAGCAAGTTGCCATCAGTCGATGAAAGTCAGAATTGACTTCAAAtttgaaatctacgtttcacgTAGATAAATCCAGACTATTGATTTGCTCAAAACTGATTACGGATGAATgtgaaattaattgtttaaagtgaAGCCCAAAATTAGTAGATGGGGAATAGTCCCACATCTAAAAGAACAAGTAGAGATTGTCTCcttatatatgttgatgtattattggagttaacacaaaaagcaCAAGGTGCCCTCTTCCcatgggcgagcaggtgctcgtaCCTATGAGCCCGCCACGCGTGCACGCGCGTATGGATGCAATGgacgcaatgggcgctttgttggCGCACTTTGCATCATTGCGAGGAGTTTAAATTTATGCTCTAGGTTGCGGTGACATATCACCTGACTACTCAGGCATGACGTGGCATGTGCAGGGAGAGATGACCGGATTGTTGACTGGGCAAACGAGTGGCAACCATTGGATTGAAGATGGTGATAGATCGTAAGTGATGCGATCTGGAGCATTGATCGCGAAGAGTCGCGATCGGACCACTAGTGACGGGATCTAATCTGAAGCGTTAGACTGAAAGAATTAATCTGGCGGCTAAGATTAGAAGGGATCTGGAAAGATATAACTCTTTGATCCAACGGTTGAGATCAGAGGCTATACCTTTTTCAAATCTAAAGGTCTAGATCAAGTGCAATCTGAATGGATGCACTCCTCTGGATTAAACGGTCCAGATGAGTCCTCACCAAAGGGACCTCACCTCTTCACTTGGTATAAGAAGAACCCCCAGATGTTGGAAAAACTCACTCAGGCATGACGTGGCACGAGTACGTGCAGGGAGAGATTACCGAACTATTGACTCGGCAAACGAGTGGCAACCATTGGATCAAAGATGGTGATAGATCGCaagtgatgcgatctagagcgttgatCGCGAAGAGTCACGATCAGACCACTAGTGACGGGATCTATTCTGAAATGTTAGACTAAAAGGATTAATCTAGCAGCTAAGATTAGAAGGGATTTGGAAAGATACAACTCTTTGATCCAACGACTGAGAACAGAGGCTATATGAAAGGGTTACAACTTTTTTTCAAATCTAAAGGCCCAGATCAAGTGCAATCTAAATGGATGCACTCCTCTGGATTAAACGGTCCAGATGAGTCCTCACCGAAGGGTACCTCACCTCTTCACTTGGTATAAGAAGAACCCCTAGATGTTGGAAAAACTCACTCATTCAATCAACCCATCCAAGCATCTAAGAGTAGCTTCATTCCTTCTGCATTCAGAGTCCAAAAAGCCTATGAGAAGGTTCGTCGATCTCAAAGTTTGTAGTGTTGCTACTCCGAGACaacgtcgttgtatcttggaaaTGAATTACTGCTATCCGTTAGCACCTGTAGTGGAGCAATATcgttttacggagatagtgttaaACACTAACCTCGACAATTTCAGTTTGTATCCTTTCCAGCAGCAATCCTCGACAGCTCCAATAGTCGTAAAGCGACTACGACCACACCGGAGCCAACAGTTCACCGTTAAAGACAATCGGATAGACATCTGCAGAATCAGAggaagaaaactaaaacaaatacacaagaaatgaagaaaaaaatatagaGAAGGGGGGAAAAAAGGAGGAGAGTGTTAATCGAGAGGACAGGAGGGGTGTTTTGGCGTAGAGGCGGCACTTGTTGGGGAGCCAAAACTAGCATCGGTCTGGCAAGGCCATCATTCCTCTTTTTCCTCCGCTTCACTGATCGGCGGTGGCAAACGGGCGACGAATCGAGGAAGGATTGTGGCTACAATCACGTTGCGTGACCATGGCTAAAACTAGCATTAGTCTAGCTAGGTTGTTGATTCCTCTTTTTCCTCTGCTTCATCGAATGACGGCAGCGTGTGGCGCGCGGGTGGACTCAACTACATCGATAAGAAAGGAAGCTGAAACAGGAACCCTAACTCCAAATGAGAAGGAAATTTCATTCATGCGAGGCTAAGGACAAGGACATAAGAGATATGACGGGAAGGGAAGAAACACATTCCACCGATTTTGGATGGATAAAATTTTGTTAACAAATTGATCAACTGATGGATTCGTAAATCTATTCATCTATTATTTCATGACAAATAAacgagaaaaataataaataatccaTCTGTGTGAAGGACGCGAGAGATACAATGGGAAGGGAAATGCATTTCACCTAATTTTAGATGGATAAAAATTTATTAACAGATTGATCAATGAATGGATTCGTGAATCCATTTGTCTATATTTTCATAACAAACAAATGAGAAAAAAGAATAAACCTCAGTTTACGAATCTATCCTTCTTCTAAGTAAATTGAGCATGAGTGTGATGGAATTGTATGACAATTGAAGTTTTGGTTATTAAAGCTTAATTGAGGGTAAATAATTTGATGgatataaaaaattgaaaaaaaataattcaaagacATTTTGAGACGCACCGAGCAGAACTGAGGCCAGGCCGGTTGACTGGCGTCCCTGGCAGATCGACCCCTTAACGTTTTCAGTTGGGTTCGTGGGCAACGCAGAAGAAACGCCGTGTGATGGGAAGCCGTGCTGCTCTCTCTTTGTCAAAAGTACTTCAAAGGTCTCGTCATCCTCGTTTCCTCCTCCCTCGCTCTGCTCCCATCCCGCTTCCTCcctcccctcttcctctccttaCCCTCACTCTCCGCTCTCATGTTCCCTCTCTCGGTTCCTTCGACACATGCTGGGGTGCCCGTGGCTTCAGCTACGGCTCCGCCAATCTCGTCCTCCCCGATGGCAAACCACGGTTCGAGATTCACGAGATCGATCAGCCCCCCAAGGAGAAGTATCGGACCAAGAAGAGGCTGAAGCTTCAAAGGAAGCGGGATAAGCGGAAGCGCAAGGAGGCGAATAAGGCAGACCCGCGACGGATCCGACCTAAGGGTAAGAAGAAGGATAGATTTCCCTCCCAGGAGGATCGGATCAAGTATAAGATTGAAAAGGTTAACTGTTCGACTTTCTAATCTTTTCTACTTATTTCTTTAGGTTGCTCGAGTTGATTGTTTATTCAGAGCAGCTAGATACGTAATTTACTGCATTTCAAGCTCTACGGCACTCACGAATCTTCTTTGTTGTTATTTCGTTAACAGTCTGTGATATATAGCCTTTCCTATATTGTTGATTTCTGTAGCGTGTTAACTTTTTGCTGAAATTCGGATATGTTAGTTTGTGTTCATTAAAATGGATTCTTAATTTGTTTAGTTTTGTGACGGgggagtttgtgttttttttatgatCCTTAGGAATATAATGATGTTAGCAATTGTTAAATATGTTCTTAAACAATTATTGGTTGTTATCTTTCTCTAGTTTTAAGGATGGATATTAACACCTCTAGTAAAGTATAATGCCCCACTACAACTTACCATCAATacattagaaatttatatatttGGCTTCAGAAACAGGCTTAAGTAATCAAACTCGTGCTCGATCAACTGGGAACAATATCATTTTCAATCCGAATTCTTGTTCCATTGCAGGTTGATTATGCcattagttcaataatagttggACACTATCAATTTCTCTTTTTTGTTCAATTTCTTCTCAAATGTTGCACCAGTAACATGGTTTTTTTTTATTGGAGCTAATGATATAGATCATTTCGTTCTAATTGAAGGCCAAAATTAAAGAAGCATTGTTGATTGAGAAGTTAAGGAAATATGAAATTCAGAAAAGTCAAGGCCCGGAGATCAAACCAGAAGACTTGTCAGGGGAAGAACGCTTTTACCTGAAAAAGATTGCTCAAAAAAAGTCCAATTATGTACCTGTGGGAAGGCGAGGTATCTTTGGTGGTGTAATATTGAATATGCACTTGCATTGGAAAAAGCATGAGACAGTTAAGGTCATCTGCAAGCCATGTAAACCTGGTCAAGTTCATGAGTATGCAGAAGAGTTGGAGAGGTTGAGTGGTGGGGTACCCATCCAAATTATTGGAAAAGACACGATAATATTTTATCGGGGAAAGGACTATGTTCAACCTGAAGTTATGTCACCCATTGACACACTGTCCAAGAAGAAAGTATGTATCTTAACTCATCCCTTTTATatgttttatttcattttttgttCTTTTCACTGTACTTGTCACATGTATACATGTGTTGAATCCTACCACAAATCACATGGGTAAATGCTGCATTTGGCTATGAAAACCAGAAAAAATGTATCAGTATTTAGACATCTACAATATTTCATACATGTTAAACTCTCCATGAATTCTATTTTCCCTCTGATAGATTTACATGACCAGAGTCATCGAAAATGGATGCTCATGTGACAATATGTTGTTTCCTCACAGTCCTCACTGTTGATTTTCAGGcacttgaaaagtccaagtatgaacaATCACTTGATACAGTTAGGCGCTTCATTTCAATATCTGAGAAGGAGCTTGAACTTTACTACCGACATGTAGCACTTTATGGTGATCCAAACACCCGCAATGCTGATTTTGTATATGGGGATGCTAAGGGAAATTCACAGTTTAGAACAACAAAAGTGCTACACTCACCTGAGTTAGGAAATGCTGTATCAACTAGTCATGATTCGTCTGTTGATTCTTTTATCTCTTCAACTGGTGAAATCTCTAGTGATCAATCAGATAAAGATGATTTCTGATTAGCTACCAATGGTACATATGCAGATGTCTAATGAAGAACATCTGTGCTCATCTCAAGCTAATAAATCAATAGCTCTTTCAGAGGAAGAGGCTGATTCTGATGAATTGATGACCCCCAACTATTATTCGGATGGGGACCTAGTGTTACATTCTCAAGTGGATTCAAATGATGAAAGAAAGAATTTGAGGGCATACAAGAATCCCTGGAAAATTTTATACCTTCTTATTTATTAATAGTGCATTTTGCTATGGGTCGATGGAATATCTTTGTTGGCTTCTAACAAGGTCCCGACTTGCAGTTATACTAGATCCTTCTGTTCTCTATTTAAATACTGGAACTGGTGGATGAAAAACATGCAGGCACATGTGTAACACCAacaagtttttatttattgtatttTGTTTTTTATGGTGTCATGCCCATCT
Coding sequences:
- the LOC122045578 gene encoding uncharacterized CRM domain-containing protein At3g25440, chloroplastic-like, with translation MGSRAALSLSKVLQRSRHPRFLLPRSAPIPLPPSPLPLLTLTLRSHVPSLGSFDTCWGARGFSYGSANLVLPDGKPRFEIHEIDQPPKEKYRTKKRLKLQRKRDKRKRKEANKADPRRIRPKGKKKDRFPSQEDRIKYKIEKAKIKEALLIEKLRKYEIQKSQGPEIKPEDLSGEERFYLKKIAQKKSNYVPVGRRGIFGGVILNMHLHWKKHETVKVICKPCKPGQVHEYAEELERLSGGVPIQIIGKDTIIFYRGKDYVQPEVMSPIDTLSKKKALEKSKYEQSLDTVRRFISISEKELELYYRHVALYGDPNTRNADFVYGDAKGNSQFRTTKVLHSPELGNAVSTSHDSSVDSFISSTGEISSDQSDKDDF